A stretch of Brevundimonas naejangsanensis DNA encodes these proteins:
- a CDS encoding flavodoxin family protein, producing MTEGSSPGAPEPRRGMPSPELSRAAFTARFLSRFADPAFAPLKAELDRVAAVAWDGYIQGRKSPVTRKAGPGYADPTYDLAVDWLNARAALDAAEARHADPAGPLRALLINGSSRSEHTCPGEMSKSWRLTQIAEAALQEAGLATTVLDLSRLASEFGRDIHPCKACFSTAAALCHWPCSCYPNYSLGQVQDWMNDIYPLWVEAHAIFIVTPVNWYQVSSPMKLMMDRLVCADGGNPDPTLTRGKDPKAAKAVELAGWGYPRHLAGRVFSVVVHGDVEGAENVRRSVSDWLTSMKLTPAGPDAELDRYIGYWEPYATSHEALDRDGGVQAEVRLAAQELAQAATARREGRLVRTDEGLGGPRQK from the coding sequence ATGACCGAAGGCTCTTCCCCCGGCGCCCCCGAGCCGCGGCGCGGCATGCCCTCGCCGGAGCTGAGCCGGGCCGCGTTCACCGCGCGGTTCCTGAGCCGCTTCGCCGACCCGGCCTTCGCCCCGCTCAAGGCCGAACTGGACCGCGTCGCGGCGGTCGCCTGGGACGGCTACATCCAGGGCCGCAAGAGCCCGGTGACGCGCAAGGCCGGGCCGGGCTACGCCGATCCGACCTATGATCTGGCCGTCGACTGGCTGAACGCCCGGGCGGCGCTGGACGCGGCCGAGGCGCGCCATGCCGACCCGGCCGGGCCGCTGCGCGCCCTGCTGATCAACGGCTCCTCGCGCTCGGAGCACACCTGCCCCGGCGAGATGTCCAAGAGCTGGCGCCTGACCCAGATCGCCGAGGCGGCGCTGCAGGAGGCCGGGCTGGCGACGACGGTGCTGGACCTGTCGCGCCTGGCCTCGGAGTTCGGCCGCGACATCCATCCGTGCAAGGCCTGCTTCTCGACGGCGGCGGCGCTGTGCCACTGGCCGTGCAGTTGCTACCCCAACTATTCCCTGGGCCAGGTCCAGGACTGGATGAACGACATCTACCCCCTGTGGGTCGAGGCGCACGCGATCTTCATCGTCACCCCGGTCAACTGGTATCAGGTCTCCAGCCCGATGAAGCTGATGATGGATCGGCTGGTCTGCGCCGATGGCGGCAATCCCGATCCGACCCTGACCCGCGGCAAGGACCCGAAGGCGGCCAAGGCGGTCGAGCTGGCGGGCTGGGGCTATCCGCGCCATCTGGCGGGGCGGGTCTTTTCGGTCGTGGTCCACGGCGACGTCGAAGGCGCCGAGAACGTGCGCCGGTCGGTCTCGGACTGGCTCACGTCGATGAAGCTGACCCCGGCCGGTCCCGACGCCGAGCTCGACCGCTACATCGGCTATTGGGAGCCCTACGCCACCAGCCATGAAGCCCTGGACCGCGACGGGGGCGTCCAGGCCGAGGTCCGCCTGGCGGCCCAGGAACTGGCCCAGGCGGCGACGGCGCGCCGCGAGGGACGGCTGGTCCGCACCGACGAAGGGCTGGGCGGGCCGCGCCAGAAGTAG